A part of Candidatus Methylomirabilota bacterium genomic DNA contains:
- a CDS encoding Uma2 family endonuclease: protein MDATPIPTKRWARAEYERLIDLAVFQPGDRIELVGGQLVVREPQGSPHAVAIRLAEDALRAAFGSGWEVRVQLPVALDDESEPEPDVAVCAGSPRDYLTSHPTRPVLLVEVAETRLAFDREHKGSLYARARIPDYWIVNLADRMLEVRRDPIPFEDAPYGWRFSTLRRLGAADAVSPLAAPRARIPVADLLP from the coding sequence ATGGATGCGACGCCGATTCCCACCAAGCGCTGGGCGCGCGCGGAATACGAGCGGCTCATCGACCTGGCCGTGTTCCAGCCCGGCGACCGTATCGAGCTCGTCGGCGGTCAACTGGTCGTGCGGGAGCCGCAGGGGAGCCCGCACGCGGTCGCCATTCGATTGGCCGAAGACGCTCTGCGGGCGGCGTTCGGATCTGGGTGGGAAGTGCGGGTCCAGCTGCCGGTGGCCCTTGACGACGAGTCCGAGCCCGAGCCCGACGTGGCGGTCTGCGCGGGCAGCCCGCGCGACTATCTGACCAGCCATCCCACCCGGCCCGTCCTCCTCGTCGAGGTGGCCGAGACCCGCCTTGCCTTCGACCGCGAGCACAAGGGCAGCCTCTACGCCCGCGCCAGGATTCCCGACTACTGGATCGTGAACCTCGCGGACCGCATGCTCGAGGTCCGTCGTGACCCCATCCCCTTCGAGGACGCTCCGTACGGGTGGCGTTTCAGCACGCTGCGCCGCCTCGGTGCGGCCGACGCTGTGTCGCCTCTGGCTGCCCCACGCGCCCGCATCCCCGTCGCCGATTTGCTGCCATAA
- a CDS encoding phenylacetate--CoA ligase gives MWEPRAESLPREELEGQALEGLRKTLHHVLDNPAWRRRLGGAERGDIRTAADWSRLPFLTKNELRDAYPFGLACVPPEDVVRIHMSSGTTGNPVVNPYTRADIDQWASVMARCYAVAGVGARDVIQITASFGLFTGGFGFHYGADRIGATVIPAGAGRTSHQLQVMRDLGATVLTGISTYPLRILEVAREEQFDLDSLKLRVAILGAEMWSDDLRRLIERELRVATFDIVGMTETGGPGLGIDCQAREGIHVWEDHYFCEVVDPETGGPRPDGEEGELVVSTLTREGLPLIRYRTRDLTRVRSRERCPCGRTHLRLDRLRGRTDDMVIFRGVNFYPQQVESLILKQPGVGHEYQIVLDRAPGGSDRLALLIEAREGFVETALPRLRSDLKQFLNLSPELTVLKEGELPRPPGKSVRVVDRR, from the coding sequence ATGTGGGAGCCGCGGGCGGAGTCTCTGCCGCGGGAAGAGCTGGAGGGGCAGGCGCTCGAGGGCCTGCGCAAGACCTTGCATCACGTCCTGGACAATCCGGCCTGGCGGCGGCGCCTGGGCGGCGCCGAGCGGGGCGACATTCGCACGGCCGCCGACTGGTCCCGCCTGCCCTTCCTCACCAAGAACGAGCTGCGCGACGCCTATCCATTCGGCCTGGCCTGCGTCCCGCCCGAAGACGTCGTGCGCATCCACATGTCCTCGGGCACCACGGGGAATCCCGTGGTCAATCCGTACACGCGGGCCGACATCGACCAGTGGGCGAGCGTGATGGCCCGCTGCTACGCGGTGGCGGGAGTGGGCGCGCGCGACGTCATCCAGATCACCGCCTCCTTCGGCCTCTTCACCGGCGGGTTCGGGTTTCACTACGGCGCCGACCGGATCGGGGCCACGGTCATCCCGGCCGGGGCGGGCCGGACGTCGCACCAGCTCCAGGTGATGCGCGACCTGGGCGCCACCGTGCTCACGGGCATCTCCACATATCCGCTGCGCATCCTGGAAGTGGCGCGCGAGGAGCAGTTCGACCTCGACTCGCTCAAGCTCCGCGTGGCCATCCTGGGCGCGGAGATGTGGTCCGACGATCTGCGGCGGCTCATCGAGCGCGAGCTTCGCGTGGCCACCTTCGACATCGTGGGCATGACCGAGACGGGCGGGCCGGGGCTCGGCATCGACTGCCAGGCCCGCGAGGGCATCCACGTCTGGGAGGATCACTACTTCTGCGAGGTGGTGGATCCGGAGACGGGCGGCCCGCGCCCCGATGGCGAGGAGGGCGAGCTGGTGGTGAGCACGCTCACCCGCGAGGGGTTGCCGCTGATCCGCTACCGCACCCGCGACCTCACGCGGGTGCGGAGCCGGGAGCGCTGTCCCTGTGGCCGCACCCACCTGCGCCTGGACCGGCTCCGCGGGCGGACCGACGACATGGTGATCTTCCGCGGGGTCAACTTCTACCCGCAGCAAGTCGAATCGCTGATTCTCAAGCAGCCCGGCGTCGGCCACGAGTACCAGATCGTCCTCGACCGGGCGCCCGGCGGTAGCGACAGGCTGGCCCTCCTCATCGAGGCCCGGGAGGGCTTCGTGGAGACCGCGCTGCCGCGGCTGCGCAGCGACCTCAAACAGTTTCTCAACTTGAGCCCGGAGCTCACCGTGCTCAAGGAGGGCGAGCTGCCCCGCCCTCCCGGCAAATCCGTGCGCGTCGTGGACCGCCGCTAA
- a CDS encoding xanthine dehydrogenase family protein molybdopterin-binding subunit: MSFSIIGKSTPKRDGAEKVTGHTQFLHDVTLPRLAHGAILRTQYPHARVLRIDTSAAEALPGVLAVITADRVEQHPVGFARDHLALKGGAADGGKVRCIRDEIAAVAALTEEIAQEAVRLIRVDYEELPAVFDPDSALRPGAPLIHDGLGSNLVNLKYQFAHGDVEAAFAQAAVVVEGSYRLNYVTTACLGTMVAIASWSPDNSLTMWSTTQVPFLYQRDLAEALGITGDRVRVIQPPVGGNFGRGLDLYPIDIIAALLARRAGRPVKIGFERIEEFIASPTREPCVIHLRTAADRDGRLLARDARVVIDNGAYVSWGSTTPYVMLATTAGLYRVPAVRFDTTIVYTNNPYSGSMRGYGNLESTFAIEAQMDDLAERLGLDKVEIRRRNATRAGEVNPQGSVITSCGMTECLDAVEREMRKPVARPSRPGWKRGVGFAAMFHVAGGARVYRSDGCGAILKLDDFGKVSLITGASEIGQGSETVLAMIVAEELGVPLGRVEVINSDTAVKPWDVGVHASRTTFIAGNAALLAARELKEKLLALAASVMDERQEDLELADGRVQVKGHSERSMEYDRVVRAGHFRAGGRTLVTEAFYDPPTEMLSKDLRGNVSAAYGFAAQAALVEVSEATGQVQVLKVASAHDVGRALNPPAAEGQIHGGIHMGLGYALSEELLIQEGRVVNPQFMEYALLPASDMPEIVVELIETVDEAGPFGAKGLGEAGVIPVAAAVANAVKDAVGVRLTELPMTPERVFRALASRPAS; the protein is encoded by the coding sequence GTGAGCTTCAGCATCATCGGCAAGAGCACCCCGAAGCGCGACGGCGCCGAGAAGGTCACGGGGCACACGCAGTTCCTCCACGATGTCACGTTGCCGCGTCTGGCCCACGGGGCCATTCTCAGGACCCAGTATCCCCACGCGCGCGTGCTCCGCATCGACACGAGCGCCGCCGAAGCGCTGCCCGGTGTGCTCGCCGTCATCACCGCCGACCGCGTGGAGCAGCATCCCGTCGGCTTCGCCAGGGATCACCTGGCCCTCAAGGGCGGCGCGGCGGACGGCGGCAAGGTGCGCTGCATTCGGGACGAGATCGCCGCCGTGGCCGCCCTCACCGAGGAGATCGCGCAGGAGGCCGTCCGGCTCATCCGCGTGGACTACGAGGAGCTGCCCGCCGTCTTCGATCCCGACTCGGCGCTCCGTCCGGGCGCCCCCCTGATCCACGACGGGCTCGGCAGCAATCTGGTCAACCTCAAGTACCAGTTCGCCCACGGTGACGTGGAGGCGGCCTTCGCCCAGGCCGCCGTCGTGGTGGAGGGGAGCTACCGGCTCAACTACGTCACCACCGCCTGCCTGGGCACCATGGTGGCTATCGCGTCCTGGAGTCCAGACAACAGCCTCACCATGTGGAGCACGACGCAGGTGCCCTTCCTCTACCAGCGCGACCTCGCCGAGGCACTGGGCATCACGGGCGACCGCGTGCGCGTGATCCAGCCGCCGGTGGGCGGCAATTTCGGCCGCGGGCTCGACCTCTACCCCATCGACATCATCGCGGCGCTCCTGGCCCGCCGGGCCGGCCGGCCCGTGAAGATCGGCTTCGAGCGCATCGAGGAGTTCATCGCGAGCCCGACCCGCGAGCCGTGCGTGATCCACCTGCGGACCGCCGCGGATCGGGACGGCCGGCTGCTCGCCCGCGATGCCCGCGTGGTGATCGACAATGGCGCCTACGTCTCCTGGGGTTCGACCACGCCCTACGTGATGCTGGCCACGACGGCCGGGCTCTACCGCGTTCCCGCCGTGCGCTTCGACACCACCATCGTCTACACCAACAACCCCTACTCCGGCTCCATGCGGGGCTACGGCAATCTCGAGAGCACGTTCGCCATCGAGGCCCAGATGGACGACCTGGCCGAGCGCCTGGGCCTGGACAAAGTGGAGATCCGCCGCCGCAACGCGACGCGGGCAGGCGAGGTGAACCCGCAGGGCAGCGTCATCACCTCCTGCGGCATGACCGAGTGCCTGGACGCCGTCGAGCGCGAGATGCGCAAGCCGGTGGCCCGCCCATCCCGCCCCGGCTGGAAGCGTGGCGTGGGCTTTGCCGCCATGTTCCACGTGGCCGGCGGCGCGCGCGTCTACCGCTCCGACGGCTGCGGGGCCATCCTCAAGCTGGACGATTTCGGCAAAGTCTCGCTCATCACCGGGGCCAGCGAGATCGGGCAGGGATCGGAGACGGTGCTGGCCATGATCGTCGCCGAGGAGCTTGGCGTGCCGCTGGGGCGCGTGGAGGTCATCAACAGCGACACCGCCGTCAAGCCATGGGACGTGGGCGTTCACGCCAGCCGTACCACGTTCATTGCCGGCAACGCCGCCCTTCTGGCCGCGCGTGAGCTGAAGGAAAAGCTCCTGGCCCTGGCCGCCTCCGTGATGGACGAGCGTCAGGAAGATCTCGAGCTCGCTGACGGCCGCGTGCAGGTCAAGGGGCATTCTGAGCGCAGCATGGAGTACGACCGCGTCGTTCGGGCCGGGCATTTCCGCGCGGGCGGCCGCACCCTGGTCACCGAGGCCTTCTACGATCCCCCGACCGAGATGCTGTCCAAGGACCTGCGCGGCAATGTCTCGGCCGCGTACGGCTTCGCGGCCCAGGCGGCGCTGGTGGAGGTGAGCGAGGCGACGGGCCAGGTGCAGGTGCTCAAGGTCGCCTCCGCCCATGACGTGGGCCGGGCCCTCAACCCGCCGGCTGCCGAGGGGCAGATCCACGGGGGCATCCACATGGGGCTAGGCTACGCCTTGTCCGAGGAGCTGCTGATCCAGGAGGGACGGGTGGTCAATCCGCAGTTCATGGAGTACGCGCTCCTCCCGGCCTCCGACATGCCCGAGATCGTCGTGGAGCTCATCGAGACGGTGGACGAGGCCGGGCCCTTCGGTGCCAAGGGGCTCGGCGAGGCGGGGGTGATCCCGGTGGCCGCCGCGGTGGCCAACGCGGTGAAGGACGCCGTCGGTGTCCGGCTCACCGAGCTGCCCATGACGCCCGAGCGAGTATTCCGCGCGCTTGCCTCCCGCCCGGCATCATGA
- a CDS encoding VOC family protein, translated as MTTLPTVSFSHFGLYVTDLARMEDFYTRVLGLLVSDRGKLPGGSDLVFLSRDPDEHHQLVLAAGRPPGVEFNVVNQMSYKLATLEDLKIMHARARDEGVKQFRVVTHGNAWSIYFPDPEGNRIELFVDTPWHTPQPVAEPFDIEKPVETIFKETEALCRNRPGFVSRAEWRKSQVARMGG; from the coding sequence ATGACCACGTTACCCACCGTCTCCTTCAGCCATTTCGGGCTCTACGTCACCGACCTCGCCCGGATGGAAGACTTCTACACGCGAGTGCTCGGGCTTCTCGTGAGCGATCGCGGGAAGCTCCCGGGCGGATCCGATCTGGTCTTCCTGTCCCGCGATCCCGACGAGCACCATCAGCTGGTGCTGGCCGCGGGCCGGCCGCCCGGCGTCGAGTTCAACGTCGTGAACCAGATGTCGTACAAGCTGGCCACGCTCGAAGACCTCAAGATCATGCATGCGCGGGCGCGCGACGAAGGTGTCAAGCAGTTCCGCGTGGTCACCCACGGCAACGCCTGGTCGATCTACTTCCCCGATCCGGAGGGCAACCGGATCGAGCTCTTCGTCGACACCCCGTGGCACACGCCGCAGCCCGTGGCCGAGCCCTTCGACATCGAGAAGCCGGTGGAGACTATCTTCAAGGAGACCGAGGCTCTTTGCCGGAATCGCCCCGGCTTCGTGTCTCGCGCCGAGTGGCGGAAGAGCCAGGTGGCGAGGATGGGCGGGTAA